The following are encoded together in the Anopheles nili chromosome 3, idAnoNiliSN_F5_01, whole genome shotgun sequence genome:
- the LOC128723452 gene encoding MPN domain-containing protein CG4751 gives MSTKVCEEELSSHLDECDIPDDFIDDDADKLGYFPGKTVTLQMLLGANVLQPGRSAMTIEYLGQKFVGDLMSDGKIKSQETETIFCSPSAWAIYCKRIINPDKKSGCGWASVKYKGRKLDAYKAAYYRKQQQKERDQKDDIPCEDPVEETEEDKTAMEPPPVRRNIVSHNTISNRNIMHDSNTLIETVPFTAIGKMQPFLVTVSTSTLLVMDFHCHLTNYEVCGYLGGTWDINAHNLSITHAFPCRNTRHDRDKAALCELQIQKLMIKKNINLVGWYHSHPRFPVQPTLRDCDAQLDYQIRMRGPTEASYIPCIGFICSPYDDHNSALESNVMSFWVMPPPENRPSEYGRPMLMSYTLVQDETLSEDVKEEMMLTVDYYKQFKRELINFQSMYAGDVPYIEKLRKSLTPRFPRDSTSGHFWNWVRELLGLEPEELPEVVVIPDPPPPAQSQLTGIGTDHQPSMDGSGSMKINDDVTIVSASQPPVGQSLPVVVNLEEGSVTTEAKNEDDFDGASEMGDSDVISLKDDDGKPAAPSIAVPSLQAQLKRPSGLNMTPSPLSSSLVVLPTNLSQTANNGGAPSAVPTATNLSMNSAPGSGTGMANNHHHQQHHTQQQQQQQQQQQGGMGLPLGTANSLVTTTNTNTSSPRDSPITIPSNSASPAKFEMPVRASPSPAKSDTSSCRSRTRNSPAPSPGKLSIGDILGSAAGVGGNRGSPTLSSLIGPGGGGGAGGGVGAGAGNIHDLYAATFASLGSALPSNLLSQDYAALFGGQGASGQAGGAGKQQQRGDEYGLSALTALAQVAAASGLSNSQINETLLHSLNRSMSSKAAGGGGSSSGGGGGGSGQAASTVTGSSAGGSGSSMVSGAGSSSAAGLPPIPNMKEFMQQLEKGNLSLLMQSQYGNPLVGMAGLTSGQGTPGTGGTGSGGGSGGTGGGGKSGRSGGKSSRSKANQLQQQQQAAAAAAAAVAAQQQLQQAQQALLQHQSMMEYADFSSKFDQGKLADLMKSPEYSQMLLQQAQALGSLGSEISIIKKPSSSGSSKGGGSNVKDSHSQAGQLTGSGQSGGSGGGGSSGNSASSAASKKEAASELISKLRTVFSTDAYLPPVPTTADINLLVEQSQKYPVVQQILNSGNVDDIQVLLKAQSLSNNSLDFAAFLGHTGTGGSSSSGGGANGTGGGLNLGGLGGSDGGQTVSSSKSSSSGGKGGSKGDSSDMAAAAAAAAAAMNPYLAVPNLSALFEPIQRMSGGGSVGSGGSKSGGKGDKASKAAAAAAAAAAAAAISSSSMTNPADMLNSLFTSAAGGGAPSAADMNALLYSQAAAAAAAAGGKGSAADLNLLFGGGAAGGLAVNSSNSAASSPGSGGQGSAGGQGSGANGGGAGGKTSSAAAAAAAAAAGLDYLSMFPNFSAAASKLPDMSALFAQDKYEIPDPLSKATLEANNMYLAPSASLLKLHQEAFNSMLMKPPKSSSSSTASSGTGKIETPPPPPPPSGASLVSSPGARSTPTKSVSSRESPSLGVGGGGGTGSNSSKYNFSAVDLAVSSVVPLAASSPISSGASAADLSRKSTSQTPPVDMSRSSPAMPGTGGNGGPTGTTPPGSGASSMILPPYKKRMEFASIADLVAAPPSKIPKMSTENLDP, from the exons ATGTCAACAAAAGTCTGCGAAGAGGAATTGTCCTCGCATCTGGACGAGTGTGACATCCCGGACGACTTCATCGATGAT GATGCGGACAAGCTGGGGTACTTCCCGGGGAAAACGGTCACGCTGCAAATGCTGCTCGGAGCGAACGTTCTGCAACCCGGCAGGAGTGCAATGACCATCGAATACCTG GGACAAAAGTTTGTCGGAGATCTGATGTCGGATGGGAAGATCAAATCGCAGGAAACGGAGACCATTTTCTGCTCTCCCAGCGCTTGGGCCATCTACTGCAAGCGCATCATCAACCCGGACAAGAAGTCGGGCTGTGGGTGGGCATCGGTGAAGTACAAGGGCCGCAAGTTGGACGCGTACAAGGCAGCCTACTACCGGAAGCAACAGCAGAAGGAACGCGACCAGAAAGACGACATCCCGTGTGAAG ATCCGGTGGAAGAGACGGAGGAGGACAAAACGGCGATGGAACCACCACCAGTGCGGCGGAACATCGTATCGCACAACACCATCAGCAATCGCAATATCATGCA CGACTCAAACACACTCATCGAAACGGTGCCATTTACGGCGATCGGTAAGATGCAACCATTCCTCGTGACCGTCAGCACCTCGACACTACTGGTGATGGACTTTCACTGCCATCTGACCAACTACGAGGTGTGCGGGTATCTCGGTGGTACCTGGGACATCAACGCGCACAACCTCTCCATCACGCATGCATTCCCGTGTCGGAACACGCGGCACGATCGCGACAAAGCGGCTCTGTGCGAGCTTCAGATCCAGAAGCTGATGATCAAGAAGAATATCAATCTGGTCGGATGGTACCACTCACAtccccggttcccggtgcaaCCGACGTTGCGGGACTGTGACGCCCAACTGGACTATCAGATCCGTATGCGCGGCCCGACGGAGGCCTCCTACATTCCCTGCATCGGTTTCATCTGCT CTCCCTACGATGATCACAACAGCGCGCTGGAATCAAATGTGATGTCGTTTTGGGTGATGCCACCGCCGGAGAACCGCCCGTCGGAGTACGGCCGCCCGATGCTGATGTCGTACACGCTCGTGCAGGACGAAACGCTCTCGGAGGACGTGAAGGAAGAGATGATGCTGACGGTCGATTACTACAAGCAGTTTAAGCGCGAGTTGATCAACTTCCAATCGATGTACGCCGGCGACGTGCCGTACATCGAGAAGTTACGCAAATCGCTCACACCGCGCTTCCCACGAGATTCCACGTCCGGTCACTTCTGGAACTGGGTCCGGGAGCTACTCGGACTCGAGCCGGAAGAACTGCCGGAGGTCGTGGTCATACCggatccaccaccaccagcacaatCGCAACTGACCGGCATCGGAACCGACCACCAACCGTCAATGGATGGTTCTGGGTCGATGAAGATCAACGACGACGTGACGATTGTGTCCGCGAGCCAACCACCGGTCGGTCAATCGCTGCCGGTTGTGGTAAACCTGGAGGAAGGAAGCGTCACGACGGAAGCGAAGAATGAGGACGACTTTGACGGTGCCTCTGAGATGGGCGACTCAGACGTGATCTCCCTGAAGGATGACGATGGCAAACCGGCCGCTCCGTCGATCGCCGTGCCAAGTCTGCAAGCCCAGCTGAAACGCCCATCAGGCCTCAACATGACACCATCGCCGTTGTCCAGCTCCCTCGTGGTGTTACCGACGAATCTCAGCCAAACGGCGAATAACGGTGGTGCGCCATCGGCGGTTCCAACCGCTACCAATCTCTCCATGAACAGTGCTCCCGGTAGTGGCACGGGAATGGCCAAcaaccatcatcaccagcaacatcacacccagcagcagcagcagcagcaacagcaacagcagggaGGCATGGGCTTACCTCTCGGAACAGCAAACTCATTGGTCACGACGACGAACACGAATACGTCCTCGCCACGTGACAGTCCAATCACGATTCCCTCGAACTCGGCCAGTCCGGCGAAGTTCGAAATGCCCGTCCGAGCCAGCCCATCGCCGGCCAAATCGGACACATCGTCCTGTCGCAGTCGCACGCGCAACTCTCCAGCTCCCAGTCCCGGCAAGCTGTCGATCGGAGACATCCTTGGTAGTGCGGCGGGTGTCGGCGGGAACCGAGGCAGTCCCACGCTTAGCTCACTCATTggccccggtggtggtggtggtgcgggaGGTGGCGTTGGTGCTGGTGCCGGTAACATCCACGATCTGTACGCGGCCACATTCGCGTCGCTCGGCAGTGCGTTGCCTTCGAATCTGCTCTCACAGGATTACGCCGCCCTGTTCGGTGGCCAAGGAGCGAGTGGGCAAGCTGGTGGTGCggggaaacaacaacaacgcggAGACGAGTATGGTCTGTCGGCTTTAACGGCTCTAGCACAGGTGGCCGCCGCATCCGGATTGTCTAATTCGCAGATCAACGAAACGCTGCTGCACAGCCTCAACCGCAGCATGTCGTCGAAGGCGGCCGGAGGTGGTGGTTCttcgtccggtggtggtggaggaggcaGTGGACAGGCGGCATCCACTGTAACAGGTTCATCGGCAGGTGGTAGCGGTTCATCGATGGTATCCGGAGCAGGATCAAGTTCGGCCGCGGGTCTTCCACCGATCCCGAACATGAAAGAGTTCATGCAACAGCTCGAGAAGGGTAATCTCAGTCTGCTGATGCAGTCGCAATATGGCAATCCGCTGGTGGGAATGGCAGGATTGACCTCAGGCCAAGGCACACCTGGAACCGGCGGAACGGGCAGCGGTGGTGGTTCTGGTGGCACTGGAGGCGGCGGAAAATCAGGCCGTTCCGGTGGTAAATCATCCCGATCGAAGGCAaatcagctgcagcaacaacaacaggcagcagcagcagcggcagcagccgTGGCAGCTCAGCAACAGCTCCAGCAAGCCCAACAAGCGCTCCTCCAGCACCAATCGATGATGGAGTATGCCGATTTCTCGTCCAAGTTCGATCAAGGCAAGCTGGCTGACCTGATGAAGTCACCCGAGTACTCGCAGATGTTGCTCCAGCAAGCGCAAGCCCTCGGAAGCCTTGGCAGCGAAATCTCGATCATCAAAAAGCCGTCCTCTTCGGGCTCTTCGAAGGGTGGTGGTTCCAACGTGAAGGATTCACACTCCCAGGCCGGCCAGCTGACGGGCAGTGGACAATCAGGTGGAAGCGGTGGTGGAGGATCATCTGGCAACTCGGCGTCGTCAGCCGCCTCCAAAAAGGAAGCGGCCAGCGAGCTGATCTCGAAGCTACGCACCGTATTTTCAACCGACGCGTATTTACCGCCCGTTCCGACAACGGCCGACATTAACCTGCTGGTGGAGCAATCGCAGAAGTACCCGGTCGTGCAGCAGATCCTCAATTCGGGCAACGTGGACGACATCCAGGTGTTGCTGAAAGCGCAATCTCTCTCTAACAACTCGCTCGATTTTGCAGCCTTCCTTGGACATACGGGAACCGGCGGTTCAAGTTCTTCCGGTGGCGGTGCCAATGGAACAGGAGGAGGTCTCAATCTTGGCGGACTCGGTGGCTCGGATGGTGGACAAACGGTGTCTTCGAGCAAATCGTCATCCTCGGGTGGAAAGGGTGGATCGAAGGGCGATAGTAGTGACATGGccgcagcggcagcagcagcagcagccgccatGAATCCGTATCTCGCCGTCCCCAACCTGTCGGCGTTGTTTGAACCGATTCAGCGCATGAGCGGTGGCGGATCGGTTGGTTCCGGTGGCAGTAAATCGGGCGGTAAAGGTGACAAAGCATCGAAggcggctgcagcagcagcggcggcagcagcggccgcagccatcagcagcagctctaTGACCAACCCAGCGGATATGTTGAACAGTTTGTTCACGTCGGCTGCCGGTGGAGGAGCTCCCAGTGCCGCGGATATGAACGCCCTTCTGTACAGCCAggcggcggcagcggctgcagcagctggtGGAAAGGGTAGTGCGGCGGATCTAAATCTTCTGTTCGGTGGCGGTGCTGCTGGAGGACTTGCGGTCAACTCTTCGAACTCAGCTGCCTCTTCACCGGGATCGGGCGGACAAGGATCGGCAGGAGGACAAGGGAGCGGAGCGAATGGTGGAGGTGCGGGTGGAAAGACGAGCTCAGCAGCGgccgccgcagccgctgccgccgccggACTCGACTATCTGTCGATGTTCCCGAATTTCTCAGCAGCCGCCTCAAAACTGCCCGATATGTCGGCTCTCTTCGCGCAGGACAAATACGAAATCCCTGACCCACTGTCGAAGGCCACGCTTGAGGCCAACAACATGTATCTGGCCCCGTCCGCGTCCCTGCTCAAGCTACACCAGGAAGCGTTCAATTCGATGCTGATGAAACCACCCAAATCGTCCTCTTCCTCGACGGCATCCTCGGGCACGGGCAAAATCGAaacgccgccaccaccaccgcctccatCCGGTGCGTCGCTCGTGTCCTCACCCGGTGCCCGTTCCACACCGACAAAATCGGTCAGTAGCCGTGAAAGTCCATCgctcggtgtcggtggtggtggaggaacCGGTTCCAATTCCTCCAAGTACAACTTCTCCGCGGTAGATCTGGCCGTTTCGAGTGTGGTACCGTTAGCTGCCAGCTCGCCGATATCGTCCGGTGCCTCGGCCGCTGATTTATCACGGAAATCCACCTCCCAGACGCCACCCGTCGATATGTCGCGCTCTTCACCGGCCATGCCGGGTAcgggtggaaatggtggaCCAACCGGAACGACACCACCGGGTAGTGGCGCGAGCAGCATGATCCTTCCACCGTACAAGAAGCGCATGGAGTTTGCATCGATCGCTGATCTCGTGGCGGCACCACCGTCGAAGATACCGAAGATGTCGACGGAAAATCTGGACCCTTGA
- the LOC128726498 gene encoding COP9 signalosome complex subunit 8, which yields MLSEKIRQLTLVLEKHELEAPGGIVSIQLYSELFAAYLYQNDLASARFLWKRIPQNMKNRNAELEQMYKVYVSLWNNNTAAFYKAINHDWSKHVSELMFELKEKFQQETIALIGRAYSSIFENVFAEMTNQTPDMIEDTCKSLKWEIIPGPFPRLIVPKRTVDEKPIVVSSESQLHRLTDFVSFLEN from the exons atgcTCTCTGAAAAAATACGGCAACTGACGCTGGTGCTCGAGAAGCACGAGCTAGAG GCACCCGGCGGAATTGTATCTATTCAGTTATACTCCGAACTCTTTGCGGCCTACCTGTATCAAAATGATCT TGCTAGTGCCCGATTTCTATGGAAGCGCATACcgcaaaatatgaaaaacagAAACGCGGAACTAGAGCAAATGTACAAAGTGTACGTTTCGCTGTGGAATAACAATACTGCCGCATTTTACAAGGCCATCAACCACGACTGGTCGAAGCACGTGTCGGAGTTGATGTTCGAGCTGAAAGAGAAATTTCAACAGGAAACGATCGCACTAATCGGACGCGCGTACAGCTCCATCTTCGAGAACGTGTTTGCCGAAATGACCAACCAAACGCCCGACATGATCGAGGACACATGCAAATCACTCAAATGGGAGATCATCCCTGGTCCGTTTCCCCGCCTGATAGTACCGAAACGGACCGTCGACGAGAAGCCGATCGTCGTTAGCTCCGAAAGCCAGCTCCACAGGTTGACCGACTTTGTGTCGTTCCTCGAGAACTGA